Proteins from a single region of Paenibacillus sp. BIHB 4019:
- a CDS encoding S-layer homology domain-containing protein produces MLMRKKGKGTAAMSKFLSCLLALTLLVPAFSMPAAAADSVLVADDFSSYALGDLTIGSGNTWTKEGAAPAFIVKQDSVTGSTYGAVTNESTGSSYIGQRFAGESGGLIVEFDVNLPTGKGGSLWVMDGKVNATNAAAARYQLDAGVIKQHNAAADKQIAYDVTHWYRFKMVFNVPSKQYHVSVTDLTTDETVNWPSAFYSNRERISSFGFYVNPNGGQINVANVRVTALDVKLASLVLGSGDFAPVLNPPFDPGVYDYSVEVPYSATSLDVTPTASNAGFVGLKLDANSIASGQQSTIPLAGDETEFGISVGSSAFTDISRTYKVKVNKLEKSPNVTYVVTEAHDETVKIGWEQPRDPAFKETRIYLKNEDGSLTLADTVPAGKYISTIAGLSNGTTYSFVVKGAYEYAGEAVSEASGVEISEAPIKLAPRQMEALDRGLVAVKETDHVYVGWRLLGTDAEDIAFNLYRDGAKLNSTPITGSTNYADASGSSSSTYYVRAITGGVEQPQSESVDVWDTNYLNIPLEKPEGGVTPDGVAYTYSANDASVGDLDGDGQYEIIMSWMPSNAKDNSQAGYTGNVYVDAYKLDGTRLWRMDLGKNMRAGAHYLDIMVYDLDGDGKAEVTFRTADGTIDGTGVVIGDANADHRNASGYILTGPEFHTVFEGATGKALATDAYEPERGNVADWGDAYGNRVDRFLAAIAYLDGERPSIVMQRGYYTRMVLVAYNYRDGELTKVWTFDSKTPGNEDYYGQGNHQLSVADVDNDGRDEIITGAAAIDDNGKGLWSSKLGHGDAMHLGNLNPDRLGLELFAVQEDTAVKYSYDMKDARTGRVLWGQLQLGIDAGRGLSADIDPRHKGAESWAIDGAWNSSTGGLFNAKGEKLSSNIPTSNFAIWWDGDLSRELLDHNWLGDPRVGVPKIDKWDYENETLVNLETFTGTYSINDTKGNPNLQADLLGDWREEVVLRTEDSSALRIYTTTAVTEHRIHTLMHDPVYRLGIAWQNTGYNQPPHTSFYLGTDMEMPARPNIRTNAIAATNLSISAPSQEVTAGQQLQLSPVFSPGGATNKSVMWAVANEDGSATRLATINANGLLSAVAAGKVKVSATANDGSAVSGQLVVTIKAAGTVSPGSGSGTGTTTPPTPTPAPAHVELKPVVTVDAGGKASAEVTSAELTKGLDEAAGKNLAITAVPTGAASSVQVTLPAQALKAASGKQVSQLEVNLGLASFALDTAWLSGQIGAGAGKLEISAAEADISKLSSDAKAQLGNAKVYDLTLTIDGKAISSFGGHVKVALDYSLQAGESPNKVVVYYVDANGELQIVKNSKYDAAAGLVTFRPAHFSKYAAAYVNIQFKDIDRVAWAKDSIESLAARGIIDGMGNQAFKPDQQVTRAQFLKMLLQTFDLEQADAASTFSDVQPGSWYYSSVASAQALGIVEGKANGTFGFNDEITREDMAVMAHRVIQKLELKLNAQGQPTAFKDSLAISSYAKQAVDAMQSAGIIKGTGNGSFEPKSHATRAQAAVVINELLGANN; encoded by the coding sequence ATGCTCATGCGCAAGAAGGGGAAAGGAACCGCAGCGATGTCGAAGTTCCTGTCATGTCTTTTAGCACTTACTCTCTTAGTCCCAGCCTTTTCTATGCCTGCCGCGGCAGCTGATTCGGTGCTTGTAGCCGATGATTTCAGCAGCTATGCGCTTGGCGATCTAACAATTGGAAGCGGTAACACTTGGACGAAGGAAGGCGCTGCGCCAGCTTTTATAGTTAAGCAGGATTCCGTTACAGGTTCTACTTATGGGGCGGTTACGAATGAATCGACCGGCTCCTCATATATTGGCCAACGTTTTGCCGGAGAAAGCGGCGGTTTGATCGTTGAGTTTGATGTTAATCTGCCAACGGGTAAAGGCGGCTCGCTATGGGTAATGGATGGCAAGGTGAATGCAACGAATGCCGCTGCTGCCCGCTACCAGCTGGATGCTGGCGTCATCAAGCAACATAATGCAGCTGCGGATAAGCAGATTGCTTATGATGTGACGCATTGGTACCGTTTCAAAATGGTATTTAATGTGCCAAGCAAGCAATATCATGTAAGCGTTACCGATTTGACGACGGACGAGACGGTGAATTGGCCGTCTGCTTTTTACAGCAATCGGGAGCGGATCAGCAGCTTTGGCTTTTATGTCAACCCGAATGGCGGTCAAATCAATGTGGCGAATGTGCGTGTAACCGCGCTTGACGTGAAGCTCGCTAGCCTAGTGCTTGGCTCAGGCGACTTTGCACCTGTGCTCAATCCGCCATTTGATCCAGGCGTGTACGATTATTCGGTAGAGGTGCCGTATTCGGCGACTTCGCTGGATGTAACACCAACGGCAAGCAACGCTGGATTTGTTGGACTAAAATTGGATGCCAATTCAATAGCCAGCGGACAGCAGAGCACCATACCTTTGGCAGGCGACGAGACGGAGTTTGGCATTTCGGTAGGCTCGTCTGCTTTTACAGACATTAGCCGTACGTACAAGGTGAAAGTCAATAAGCTGGAAAAGTCGCCTAATGTGACGTATGTCGTCACCGAAGCGCATGATGAAACAGTCAAAATCGGCTGGGAACAGCCTCGGGACCCTGCTTTTAAGGAAACTCGCATTTATTTGAAAAATGAAGACGGTTCCTTGACACTGGCCGATACGGTGCCAGCGGGCAAATACATTTCGACTATAGCGGGGCTATCGAATGGAACGACCTATTCATTCGTGGTCAAAGGCGCTTATGAATATGCGGGTGAAGCGGTTAGCGAGGCAAGCGGCGTGGAAATAAGCGAAGCGCCAATCAAGCTGGCGCCTCGCCAAATGGAAGCGCTTGACCGCGGCCTCGTTGCGGTAAAGGAAACCGATCATGTGTATGTAGGCTGGCGCCTGCTGGGCACCGATGCAGAGGATATTGCCTTCAACCTGTACCGTGATGGCGCGAAGCTGAACAGTACGCCAATTACAGGCAGCACGAACTATGCGGATGCGAGCGGAAGCAGCAGCTCAACGTATTATGTGCGGGCCATTACGGGTGGAGTGGAGCAGCCGCAATCGGAATCGGTTGACGTATGGGATACGAATTATTTGAATATTCCGCTTGAGAAGCCGGAGGGCGGCGTAACCCCGGATGGCGTAGCTTATACGTATTCGGCTAATGATGCTTCCGTTGGCGATTTGGACGGAGACGGGCAATATGAAATTATTATGAGCTGGATGCCGAGCAATGCGAAGGACAATTCGCAGGCTGGCTATACAGGCAATGTGTATGTTGATGCTTATAAGCTTGACGGCACACGTCTGTGGCGAATGGATTTAGGCAAAAATATGCGCGCAGGCGCCCACTATCTCGACATAATGGTCTACGATCTGGATGGTGACGGCAAAGCCGAGGTGACGTTCCGTACAGCGGATGGCACAATTGACGGAACTGGCGTTGTCATTGGCGATGCCAATGCGGATCACCGCAACGCCAGCGGATATATTTTGACCGGACCGGAGTTCCATACGGTGTTTGAAGGGGCGACAGGCAAAGCGCTGGCAACCGATGCTTATGAGCCCGAGCGGGGCAATGTTGCGGATTGGGGCGATGCTTACGGCAATCGCGTTGACCGTTTCCTAGCAGCGATTGCTTATCTCGATGGCGAGCGTCCAAGCATCGTCATGCAGCGCGGTTATTACACGCGGATGGTGCTTGTCGCGTACAACTATCGCGATGGCGAGCTGACGAAGGTATGGACGTTCGATTCTAAAACGCCAGGCAATGAAGATTATTACGGCCAAGGCAATCACCAGCTAAGCGTTGCTGATGTGGATAATGATGGCCGGGATGAAATTATTACAGGCGCGGCAGCGATTGACGATAATGGAAAGGGGCTGTGGAGCTCCAAGCTTGGCCATGGCGATGCGATGCATCTGGGCAATCTTAATCCGGATCGACTGGGACTTGAATTGTTCGCGGTGCAAGAGGATACCGCTGTTAAATATTCCTACGATATGAAGGATGCGCGCACAGGCCGTGTATTATGGGGACAGCTTCAGCTCGGAATTGATGCAGGCCGCGGTCTGTCAGCCGATATTGACCCAAGGCATAAAGGTGCGGAATCATGGGCAATTGACGGTGCTTGGAACAGCTCGACAGGGGGGCTGTTTAATGCGAAAGGGGAGAAGCTGTCCTCCAACATTCCGACCTCCAACTTTGCGATTTGGTGGGATGGCGACCTCAGCCGCGAGCTGCTTGACCATAATTGGCTTGGCGATCCTCGCGTAGGCGTGCCAAAAATCGACAAGTGGGATTATGAGAACGAGACGCTCGTTAATTTAGAAACATTTACAGGCACTTATTCCATTAATGATACGAAGGGCAATCCGAACTTGCAGGCCGATCTACTTGGAGACTGGCGCGAAGAGGTGGTGCTGCGGACGGAAGACAGCAGCGCGCTGCGCATTTATACAACGACTGCTGTAACGGAGCATCGGATTCATACTCTTATGCATGATCCGGTGTACAGACTAGGCATCGCCTGGCAAAATACGGGCTACAACCAGCCGCCGCATACAAGCTTCTATCTAGGCACAGATATGGAGATGCCAGCAAGACCGAATATTCGTACGAACGCGATTGCAGCAACCAATCTTAGCATTTCCGCTCCTTCGCAGGAGGTAACGGCAGGCCAGCAGCTGCAGCTTAGCCCGGTATTCTCGCCAGGCGGAGCGACGAACAAGTCGGTAATGTGGGCCGTTGCAAATGAAGATGGCTCAGCCACAAGGCTTGCAACGATTAATGCAAATGGTTTGCTGTCGGCAGTGGCGGCAGGCAAAGTGAAGGTGTCAGCGACCGCAAATGACGGTTCAGCGGTGAGCGGCCAGCTCGTTGTAACGATTAAGGCGGCTGGAACAGTAAGCCCCGGATCAGGCTCCGGAACGGGTACAACGACTCCACCGACGCCAACTCCGGCTCCTGCCCATGTTGAGCTTAAGCCTGTCGTAACGGTAGATGCTGGGGGCAAAGCATCGGCAGAAGTGACTTCGGCTGAGCTGACGAAAGGACTGGACGAAGCAGCAGGCAAAAATCTTGCGATTACCGCTGTGCCAACTGGTGCAGCAAGCTCTGTTCAAGTAACGCTTCCAGCGCAGGCGCTCAAAGCGGCTTCCGGCAAACAAGTGAGCCAATTAGAAGTGAATCTAGGGTTAGCGAGTTTTGCGCTGGATACAGCGTGGCTTTCTGGACAAATAGGGGCTGGTGCAGGGAAGCTGGAAATATCCGCCGCTGAGGCCGATATCAGCAAGCTTTCCTCCGATGCGAAAGCTCAGCTCGGGAATGCAAAAGTGTACGATTTGACGTTGACGATTGATGGCAAAGCGATTTCTTCTTTTGGGGGCCATGTTAAAGTAGCTTTGGACTACAGCCTGCAAGCAGGAGAAAGTCCGAATAAAGTGGTCGTCTATTACGTGGATGCTAATGGCGAATTGCAAATTGTGAAAAATAGCAAATATGATGCGGCGGCAGGCCTCGTCACCTTTAGACCAGCGCATTTCAGCAAATATGCAGCAGCGTACGTCAACATTCAATTTAAAGATATTGACCGTGTTGCATGGGCGAAGGACAGCATTGAATCGCTTGCTGCCAGAGGCATTATTGATGGCATGGGCAATCAGGCCTTTAAGCCGGATCAGCAAGTAACGCGTGCGCAATTTCTGAAAATGCTGCTGCAAACGTTCGATTTGGAGCAGGCGGATGCAGCAAGCACATTTAGCGATGTGCAGCCAGGCAGCTGGTATTACAGCTCCGTGGCAAGCGCCCAGGCGCTCGGAATTGTTGAAGGCAAAGCCAATGGCACCTTTGGCTTTAATGATGAGATTACGCGTGAGGATATGGCCGTTATGGCCCACCGCGTCATTCAGAAGCTTGAGCTGAAGCTGAATGCACAAGGCCAGCCAACTGCCTTTAAAGACAGCTTGGCGATTTCCAGCTATGCGAAGCAGGCCGTAGATGCGATGCAAAGCGCAGGCATCATTAAAGGAACAGGCAATGGCAGCTTCGAGCCGAAAAGCCATGCAACGAGGGCGCAAGCAGCGGTTGTCATTAACGAGCTGCTTGGGGCGAACAATTAA
- a CDS encoding sugar ABC transporter permease, which translates to MKPPKSSKRAKRSTSSQHNRAALLFLAPWLIGLICLTLGPVLASLYFSLTDYSILASPNWVGLSNYKEMFTTDKLFGTSLKVTFTYVFASVPLKLIFALGVALLLNKGIKGLGIYRTIYYIPSLLGGSIAISMLWRKMLGGDGLLNQVLLKVGIHAPDWVANPKYALYSIVLLSVWQFGSSMIIFLSGLKQIPTDYYEASSVDGAGKIRQFFNITLPILTPVIFFNLVMQIITSFQSFTQAFVISNGSGGPLNSTLMYSLYLYKKGFAFFQMGYASAMAWVLLLIIGCFTFIIFRSSRGWVHYEDGGK; encoded by the coding sequence ATGAAGCCGCCAAAAAGCAGCAAACGCGCAAAACGATCGACAAGCAGCCAGCATAATCGCGCCGCCTTGCTTTTTCTCGCGCCATGGCTCATCGGCCTGATTTGCCTGACGCTCGGCCCGGTGCTGGCGTCGCTGTATTTTTCACTGACGGATTACAGCATTCTGGCAAGCCCCAATTGGGTGGGACTCAGCAATTATAAGGAAATGTTCACAACAGATAAGCTGTTTGGAACGTCGCTCAAGGTCACTTTCACTTATGTATTCGCATCGGTGCCGCTTAAGCTGATTTTCGCACTTGGCGTTGCGCTGCTGCTTAACAAAGGAATCAAGGGTCTAGGCATCTATCGGACCATCTATTATATTCCCTCCTTGCTCGGGGGCAGCATTGCGATTTCGATGTTATGGCGGAAAATGCTCGGTGGCGATGGCCTGCTCAACCAGGTGCTGCTGAAGGTAGGCATACACGCGCCAGACTGGGTCGCAAATCCGAAATATGCGCTTTATTCGATCGTCTTGCTCTCGGTATGGCAGTTTGGCTCTTCGATGATTATTTTCTTATCGGGGCTTAAGCAAATTCCGACCGATTATTACGAAGCATCATCCGTGGATGGAGCGGGTAAAATTCGCCAGTTTTTTAACATTACGCTGCCGATTTTAACACCGGTCATATTCTTCAATCTCGTTATGCAAATTATTACCTCGTTCCAATCGTTTACGCAGGCATTCGTCATCAGCAACGGGTCTGGCGGGCCGCTGAATTCAACGCTCATGTATTCGCTTTATTTGTACAAAAAAGGCTTTGCTTTCTTCCAAATGGGCTACGCTTCGGCGATGGCTTGGGTGCTGCTGCTCATTATCGGCTGCTTCACCTTCATCATATTCCGCTCCAGCAGAGGCTGGGTGCATTACGAAGACGGGGGGAAATAG
- a CDS encoding extracellular solute-binding protein codes for MIKNKIGIVSLLSLSLIFGGCSAQGSNNQPGAEASTDSSSGSGSTKKVELRMTWWGSQTRHDLTIKALELFQQKHPDIVIKPEYSGWDGYFDKLSTQVAGANAPDLIQMDYAFLTDYANRDALLDLDTYTQSGDLKIDKHDPSMIKAGTVNDKLYAITMGVNAPGVVYSSKVFQELNIADPDASWTWEDFAKIAKQIREAKGDAFVGSADNSGTFNIFEIMVRQSGRSLFKDGQLSATKEDFTKWFTLWQDMRGSGSITSPEATAAMTNALETRPLALGTGAMDFTWSNQIIAFQKALKDSTDQLKIQVLPHSAGEARSGEYLKPSQFLSGYSKTDHPKEVAMVIDFLVNDPEATAILGSERGVPVNSEIRTQMATTLSDTDKMIFNFVDAVSKDKSDIDPPYPQGFSEVDKSFKTLSEQMAFAQGELGSNIDEFMTSANAALSKSK; via the coding sequence ATGATTAAAAACAAGATTGGTATCGTATCGCTCCTTTCCCTGTCGCTTATCTTTGGGGGATGCTCGGCACAAGGAAGCAATAACCAGCCGGGGGCTGAGGCAAGCACAGATAGCAGCAGCGGTAGCGGCAGCACCAAAAAGGTCGAACTCAGAATGACCTGGTGGGGCTCGCAAACCCGTCATGATCTGACCATTAAAGCGCTGGAGCTGTTCCAGCAAAAACATCCTGATATCGTAATAAAGCCGGAATATTCCGGATGGGATGGTTATTTCGATAAGCTGTCCACACAGGTGGCTGGAGCGAATGCGCCTGATCTTATTCAAATGGATTATGCCTTCCTGACGGACTATGCGAACCGCGATGCGCTGCTAGATTTGGATACGTATACGCAAAGCGGCGACCTGAAAATTGACAAGCATGATCCGAGCATGATTAAAGCCGGTACAGTGAATGACAAGCTTTATGCAATCACAATGGGGGTGAATGCACCTGGCGTTGTATACAGCTCGAAGGTTTTCCAAGAGCTGAATATTGCTGACCCGGATGCAAGCTGGACGTGGGAGGATTTCGCCAAAATTGCCAAACAAATTAGAGAGGCGAAGGGCGATGCCTTTGTCGGCTCGGCTGACAACTCCGGAACGTTTAACATTTTTGAAATTATGGTTCGTCAAAGCGGCCGCAGCTTGTTCAAGGATGGGCAGCTAAGCGCGACGAAAGAGGATTTCACGAAATGGTTTACGCTATGGCAGGATATGCGCGGCAGCGGCAGCATTACTTCGCCAGAAGCAACGGCTGCGATGACGAATGCGCTTGAAACGCGCCCACTCGCTTTAGGTACAGGAGCGATGGACTTTACATGGTCCAACCAAATTATTGCGTTCCAGAAAGCACTGAAGGATTCAACCGATCAGCTTAAAATTCAAGTGCTGCCGCATTCGGCAGGCGAAGCAAGAAGCGGGGAATATCTCAAGCCAAGCCAATTCCTCTCCGGCTATTCCAAGACGGACCATCCGAAAGAGGTTGCAATGGTTATCGATTTCCTTGTCAATGATCCAGAAGCGACAGCTATTCTTGGCTCGGAGCGCGGGGTGCCGGTCAATTCGGAAATTCGGACGCAAATGGCAACTACGCTGTCGGATACGGACAAAATGATTTTTAACTTCGTAGACGCTGTATCCAAAGACAAAAGCGACATTGATCCGCCGTATCCGCAAGGCTTCTCGGAAGTGGACAAAAGCTTCAAAACGCTCAGCGAGCAAATGGCGTTCGCTCAAGGCGAGCTCGGCAGCAACATCGACGAGTTTATGACCAGTGCCAATGCGGCGCTCAGCAAAAGCAAATAA
- a CDS encoding uracil-DNA glycosylase — MAAIFHNDWAELLNAELEQPYYREMRTQLAQQYRTTTIYPNMHHIYNALHYTSFENTRVVILGQDPYHGANQAHGLSFSVQPGVRIPPSLQNIYEELANDLGCTPPAHGYLASWAKQGVLLLNAVLTVRAGSAGSHQGLGWERFTDRIIEVLNEREQPIVFILWGKHAQDKASRIDRSRHHLIASPHPSPYSADRGFFGSKPFSRANAFLRSIGSEEIDWQLPMTAEQLER, encoded by the coding sequence TTGGCGGCTATTTTTCATAATGATTGGGCGGAGCTGCTGAACGCCGAGCTAGAGCAGCCTTATTACCGGGAAATGCGCACACAGCTCGCCCAGCAATACCGTACCACTACCATTTATCCTAATATGCATCATATTTATAATGCCCTTCATTATACTTCTTTTGAAAATACGCGGGTCGTCATTTTAGGACAGGACCCTTATCATGGCGCCAACCAGGCGCATGGGCTAAGCTTCTCCGTCCAACCCGGCGTGCGCATTCCCCCATCGCTGCAAAATATTTATGAGGAGCTGGCAAATGATCTCGGCTGCACGCCTCCCGCCCACGGCTATCTCGCCTCATGGGCCAAGCAGGGTGTACTGCTGCTTAACGCCGTGCTTACCGTAAGAGCCGGCAGTGCAGGCTCGCATCAAGGCTTGGGCTGGGAGCGATTTACCGACCGAATCATTGAGGTGCTGAACGAGCGGGAGCAGCCCATCGTATTTATACTGTGGGGCAAGCATGCTCAGGATAAAGCATCCCGTATTGACCGTTCCCGGCATCACCTAATTGCTTCTCCCCATCCAAGCCCTTATTCGGCGGATCGCGGATTTTTCGGGAGCAAGCCCTTTTCCCGCGCCAACGCCTTCCTTCGCAGCATCGGCAGCGAGGAAATTGACTGGCAGCTGCCCATGACGGCGGAGCAGCTGGAGCGTTAA
- a CDS encoding carbohydrate ABC transporter permease produces MVDTLRRTAWLRHLAILLIAFVMLYPVLWLVGSSFKPNNVIFSEIGIWPQEWVWGNYFAGWNGIQGNPFSHFLGNSMIVSIGAVIGNVLSCSMAAYAFARLSFRFKALAFGLMLLTIMLPHHVTLIPQYILFNQLGWVNSFLPLIAPKWLATDGFFIFLTVQFIRGLPKELDEAATIDGCGLIQIYWRIVLPLAVPALITTTIFTFLWTWDDFFSQLIYLSDVSKFTVPLGLRLFLDSSSQSDWGPMFAMSVLSLLPCFIIFIICQKYFVEGIATSGIKG; encoded by the coding sequence ATGGTGGATACGCTGCGTAGAACGGCTTGGCTCAGGCATTTGGCGATTTTGCTCATCGCCTTCGTCATGCTGTATCCGGTGCTGTGGTTGGTCGGAAGCTCCTTTAAGCCGAACAATGTTATTTTCTCTGAAATTGGCATTTGGCCGCAGGAATGGGTTTGGGGTAATTATTTTGCAGGGTGGAACGGGATTCAAGGCAATCCATTCTCACATTTCCTTGGAAATTCGATGATTGTGTCTATCGGGGCTGTAATCGGGAATGTGCTGTCCTGCTCTATGGCGGCTTATGCCTTCGCCCGTCTCAGCTTCCGCTTCAAGGCGCTCGCCTTCGGACTGATGCTGCTGACGATTATGCTGCCGCATCATGTGACGCTCATTCCGCAATATATTTTGTTCAATCAGCTCGGCTGGGTTAACAGCTTCCTGCCGCTGATCGCGCCAAAATGGCTGGCGACCGATGGCTTCTTTATTTTTCTAACGGTGCAATTTATTCGCGGCTTGCCGAAGGAACTCGATGAAGCAGCGACGATTGACGGCTGCGGGCTCATTCAAATTTATTGGCGCATCGTGCTGCCGCTCGCGGTACCGGCGCTCATTACGACGACGATTTTCACCTTCCTCTGGACATGGGATGACTTTTTCAGCCAATTGATTTATTTGAGCGATGTATCGAAGTTCACGGTTCCGCTTGGTCTGCGGCTATTCCTCGATTCCAGCTCGCAATCTGACTGGGGTCCGATGTTCGCGATGTCGGTGCTGTCGCTGCTGCCTTGCTTTATTATTTTCATCATCTGTCAAAAATACTTTGTAGAAGGTATTGCGACCTCCGGCATTAAAGGGTAA
- a CDS encoding sensor histidine kinase → MRTIDFSLRQSILRRSKLSTLMVACFVLLNLLFLLVIIWLSYRSFSNVTFSEISKARLALLNESTNRGFDFMTNMTNTAYSVVSNKEVKDKLEAGAKSKYDMLIKRREISDLLHHTLVVNSGISSIEIYSDKFNDVPYNSTDLVFPVSKLADQKWFSALEKADAIWIPEEENASSKSLIGYAQHMFDSKGRTMGYLVISMSQQDVLRNFADVPMVLEGQVLVVDTAGNIIVKVNDSQVEGEEVILDAEWLVDRSKTLSDGYELLRRDDQSYLVVFSKPSSVQWRLVQTIPTRTLLATTYQAGWYVLGIGILSLLLSAILTYWFVKSIIKPLRRLMAEMKRLERGDFQAKATSAFTEEYVQLSYSFNHMVSRLKESMDDVKTESKAKRDAQTSLLEAQIKPHFLYNTLDMIHWRALDYKAEDISFMITQLGKLLRIGLSGGKLFIRVRDELEHARCYLSIQKERMTFPIAYTEQVMDPQIRGYYIPKIILQPLIENAVIHGSPADSSSELALALDIREQHVPGQAPYLEMSLTDNGRGLPDDWHMDKATGIGIRNVHTRLQLYCGPWYGLQLANSEHGGVKVTVKLPIIETEAQLKRLLDGE, encoded by the coding sequence ATGCGTACGATCGATTTTTCTTTGCGGCAATCCATATTGCGTAGAAGCAAGCTGTCCACTTTGATGGTCGCTTGCTTCGTGCTGCTGAATCTGCTATTTTTGCTGGTAATTATTTGGCTGTCCTATCGCTCCTTCTCGAATGTGACCTTTAGCGAAATTAGCAAGGCACGGCTGGCGTTGCTGAATGAAAGCACGAATCGCGGCTTTGATTTTATGACGAATATGACCAATACGGCCTATTCCGTCGTCAGCAACAAAGAGGTGAAGGACAAGCTGGAGGCGGGAGCCAAATCCAAATATGACATGCTCATTAAACGGCGGGAAATTTCCGACTTGCTGCATCATACACTGGTCGTCAATTCCGGCATTAGCTCGATTGAAATTTACAGTGATAAATTTAACGACGTGCCTTACAATTCTACGGATCTTGTATTCCCGGTCAGCAAGCTTGCCGATCAAAAATGGTTTTCCGCTTTGGAGAAGGCCGACGCTATTTGGATTCCGGAAGAAGAAAACGCTTCCTCGAAGTCGTTGATCGGGTATGCCCAGCATATGTTCGACAGCAAGGGGCGGACGATGGGCTATTTGGTCATCAGCATGTCGCAGCAGGATGTATTGCGCAATTTTGCCGATGTGCCAATGGTGCTGGAGGGGCAGGTGCTTGTCGTGGATACGGCGGGCAACATTATTGTGAAGGTGAACGACTCGCAGGTGGAGGGCGAGGAGGTCATCCTTGACGCCGAATGGCTGGTTGACCGCTCGAAAACGCTCAGTGACGGATATGAACTGCTGCGCAGGGACGATCAATCGTATTTGGTCGTGTTCTCCAAGCCTAGCTCGGTGCAGTGGCGGCTCGTACAGACAATCCCGACCAGAACGCTGCTGGCGACAACCTATCAGGCAGGCTGGTATGTGCTCGGTATCGGCATATTAAGCTTATTGCTCTCCGCGATTTTGACCTATTGGTTTGTGAAAAGCATCATCAAGCCGCTGCGCCGATTAATGGCGGAGATGAAGCGGCTGGAGCGCGGCGACTTCCAGGCGAAAGCGACAAGCGCCTTTACCGAGGAATATGTGCAGCTTTCCTACAGCTTCAACCATATGGTGTCGCGCCTGAAAGAGTCGATGGACGATGTGAAGACGGAGAGCAAGGCGAAGCGGGATGCCCAGACAAGCTTGCTGGAAGCGCAGATCAAGCCGCATTTTTTGTATAATACGCTCGATATGATTCATTGGCGGGCGCTCGATTATAAAGCGGAGGATATCAGCTTTATGATTACCCAGCTCGGCAAGCTGCTGCGCATTGGCCTGAGCGGCGGCAAGCTGTTCATCCGCGTGCGCGATGAGCTGGAGCACGCCCGCTGCTACTTAAGCATTCAGAAGGAGCGGATGACGTTTCCAATCGCTTATACTGAGCAGGTGATGGACCCGCAAATCCGCGGCTATTATATTCCGAAAATTATTTTGCAGCCGCTAATTGAGAACGCGGTCATTCACGGCAGCCCTGCGGACAGCTCGTCGGAGCTGGCGCTGGCATTGGATATTCGCGAGCAGCATGTGCCGGGGCAAGCGCCTTATTTGGAAATGAGCCTGACCGACAATGGGCGGGGCTTGCCGGATGATTGGCATATGGATAAGGCGACAGGCATCGGCATTCGCAATGTGCATACGCGCTTGCAGCTTTATTGCGGGCCATGGTATGGCTTGCAGCTCGCAAATAGCGAGCATGGAGGCGTGAAGGTAACAGTAAAGCTGCCCATTATTGAAACGGAAGCCCAATTAAAACGGTTGCTGGACGGTGAATAA